The sequence AGAAAAATTATCGGACTTTATAAAATAGATAGTGAAAAAAAATATAGAAATATCACAATATTATACACTCTTTTTTATACAGGAATGAGAAGTAAAGAGCTTTTGACACTTCAATTTAAGCACTATTTAAAAAGAGAAGATGAGTATTTCTTTAAATTAGTTCAAACAAAGAGTGGAAAAGATGTATATAAGCCCATACACAAATCGCTAGTTAAAAAGCTAGAAGAATATAAGGAATATTTAATGAGTATGTATTCATTAGATTTAAAAGATTTAGATGAAAAATATATTTTTTCAACTTCTATTTTAGATAATTCGCCATTATCTTATCGTTCGCTAAATGCAATTATACAAGATATGGGAAAATTGATAGGAAAAGATATCAGCCCTCACAATATAAGACATGCAATAGCAACAGAGCTTTCACTTAGTGGAGCAGATATATTGGAAATAAGAGATTTTTTGGGACATTCTGATACAAAAGTTACAGAAGTATATATAAATGCTAGGTCAATTTTAGAAAAAAAAGTTTTAGAAAAACTTCCTGAAATAAATTTAGATGAAGAATAATTTTTAAAATTAATTAAAGTCCTATATTTTAAATTTAATATTTGAATTTTAAATAATCATATAGTTTAAGTTTTAGTCCGATATATTATTTTTTATAAAAACTATAAAAATAATATTTATTTATAACTACTATATAAAAAAATATATCCGATATTTTTAAATTAAATATAATTTCTAAATTATAAATTAACTATATGATTTTATAATTTAATGTTATAAGAAAAAATTTTTAAATAGATAATATTTTTATAGAAGAGAAACTAAAATGAATAA is a genomic window of Fusobacterium nucleatum containing:
- a CDS encoding tyrosine-type recombinase/integrase; the protein is MEIKKIDEKDLVISQRKKRNRDSKKTIFEIYKSEKTVKDYMFHLKDFLHFVYDGENDFSISEVIPLMQDIEKEDVEAYIVHLFEDRKLKKTSVNTILSALKSLYKELESNGLKNPVKYIKLFKVNRNIENILKVSIDDIRKIIGLYKIDSEKKYRNITILYTLFYTGMRSKELLTLQFKHYLKREDEYFFKLVQTKSGKDVYKPIHKSLVKKLEEYKEYLMSMYSLDLKDLDEKYIFSTSILDNSPLSYRSLNAIIQDMGKLIGKDISPHNIRHAIATELSLSGADILEIRDFLGHSDTKVTEVYINARSILEKKVLEKLPEINLDEE